The following are encoded together in the Erwinia sp. E602 genome:
- a CDS encoding helix-turn-helix transcriptional regulator has protein sequence MNTQRHARQEQRFSVANFLEYGQRHAIDYRFPALGSAPQRSLAATVVQGYVDEHLLPSGLSVTCSDLQIVQPYETTSAGHSPLYILVVVSGCVQLWLNGEPQLMRGGMALATSIGDRLELKARHDAGQRLVAITLGINPARFQPGSEIATLLGAWQQRYPGSEVWQIPDHLLTGLRGVLQPCADPLVRQLMLEGLLLLLLAQQLLAEPAEAASQTGTAGTVSRSGMAKTAGNTAAIPQESPPAFASAAAEARADAVATAGITRPVAAASPQSGMAVASLTPPLPPGERARLEQVRQLIAASPEQPHTLAELARAAAMSPSSLRSKFRQAYGDSVFNYLRDCRLAQARRYLQQGHSVQQAAWMSGYQHASNFATAFRRRYGVAPSALQAG, from the coding sequence ATGAATACACAGCGACATGCCCGCCAGGAACAACGCTTCTCGGTGGCAAACTTTCTTGAATATGGCCAGCGCCACGCCATTGACTACCGCTTTCCGGCGCTGGGCAGCGCGCCGCAGCGTTCGCTTGCCGCCACCGTGGTGCAGGGTTACGTCGACGAGCATCTGTTGCCCTCCGGGCTCAGCGTTACCTGCTCCGACCTGCAGATCGTCCAGCCGTATGAAACTACCTCCGCCGGCCACTCCCCGCTCTATATTCTGGTGGTGGTCAGCGGCTGCGTGCAGCTGTGGCTGAACGGCGAACCCCAGCTGATGCGCGGCGGCATGGCGCTGGCCACCTCAATTGGCGACCGGCTGGAGCTGAAGGCGCGCCACGACGCGGGCCAGCGGCTGGTTGCCATCACCCTGGGCATTAATCCGGCGCGGTTTCAACCGGGATCGGAGATCGCTACCCTGCTCGGGGCCTGGCAGCAGCGCTATCCCGGTTCGGAGGTGTGGCAGATCCCGGACCATCTGCTGACCGGGCTACGGGGGGTGCTGCAGCCCTGTGCCGATCCGCTGGTGCGCCAGCTGATGCTGGAGGGGCTGCTGCTGCTGCTGCTGGCGCAACAGCTGCTGGCCGAACCGGCCGAAGCCGCTTCACAGACGGGTACAGCAGGTACAGTATCTCGTTCAGGAATGGCGAAAACTGCGGGTAACACGGCGGCCATCCCGCAGGAAAGCCCACCGGCATTTGCCTCCGCCGCCGCTGAAGCCAGGGCAGACGCTGTGGCGACCGCCGGTATTACCCGGCCCGTTGCCGCCGCATCGCCGCAAAGCGGCATGGCGGTTGCCTCGTTAACCCCACCTTTGCCGCCCGGTGAACGGGCGCGGCTGGAGCAGGTGCGCCAGCTGATCGCCGCCAGCCCCGAGCAGCCCCATACGCTGGCAGAGCTGGCGCGGGCGGCGGCGATGAGCCCGAGCAGCCTGCGCAGCAAGTTCCGCCAGGCCTACGGCGACTCGGTGTTTAACTATCTGCGCGACTGCCGGCTGGCGCAGGCCAGGCGCTACCTGCA